The Miltoncostaea oceani genome includes a region encoding these proteins:
- a CDS encoding cysteine hydrolase family protein: MNPAVVIVDMLDDFVTGALANPRSARIIPSIATLAAHARERGWPVVYANDAHLPGDFEERVWGPHALAGSPGARVIGELAPQDGDVELPKRFYSAFHETGLDALLRQNGVDTVILCGQHTHICVRHTSADALYRGYRIIVPPDAVDSFTQEDHDSGLAYLQAIYAAELTPVAELVAAVPAA, encoded by the coding sequence GTGAACCCCGCCGTCGTGATCGTCGACATGCTCGACGACTTCGTCACCGGCGCGCTGGCGAACCCCCGCTCCGCGCGCATCATCCCGTCCATCGCCACCCTCGCCGCCCACGCCCGCGAGCGCGGGTGGCCCGTCGTCTACGCCAACGACGCCCACCTCCCTGGCGACTTCGAGGAGCGCGTCTGGGGCCCGCACGCCCTGGCGGGCAGCCCCGGCGCCCGCGTCATCGGCGAGCTCGCGCCGCAGGACGGCGACGTGGAGCTGCCGAAGCGCTTCTACTCGGCCTTCCACGAGACGGGCCTCGACGCCCTGCTGCGGCAGAACGGCGTCGACACCGTGATCCTCTGCGGCCAGCACACGCACATCTGCGTGCGGCACACGTCCGCCGACGCGCTCTACCGCGGGTACCGGATCATCGTGCCGCCCGACGCCGTCGACTCCTTCACGCAGGAGGACCACGACTCCGGCCTCGCGTACCTCCAGGCGATCTACGCCGCCGAGCTGACCCCCGTCGCGGAGCTGGTCGCCGCCGTCCCCGCCGCCTGA
- a CDS encoding type 1 glutamine amidotransferase: MSGAAATVRLGHLYPAEMNIYADRGNIAVLARRLAWRGMALEVTELGVGAPVDPAAHDLYYLGGGQDRDQAVVAEDLVATKAEGLRAAVADGAAALCVCGGFQLAGHGYTGTDGSRMPGIGILDLDTVAGPTRLIGNLAIEAELDGEVRSVVGFENHAGRTRLGSGCRPLGRVVHGHGNNGEDGGEGGVGGRVIGTYLHGPLLPKNPWIADTLLRWALAHRLGDAPVLEPIDDALEERAHAAAVARAAGGRRR, from the coding sequence GTGAGCGGGGCCGCCGCCACGGTGCGCCTCGGCCACCTCTACCCCGCCGAGATGAACATCTACGCCGACCGCGGCAACATCGCGGTGCTCGCCCGGCGGCTCGCGTGGCGGGGGATGGCCCTCGAGGTCACGGAGCTCGGCGTCGGCGCCCCCGTCGACCCCGCCGCCCACGACCTCTACTACCTCGGGGGCGGGCAGGACCGCGACCAGGCCGTCGTCGCCGAGGACCTCGTCGCGACGAAGGCGGAGGGGCTGCGCGCCGCGGTGGCGGACGGGGCGGCGGCGTTGTGCGTGTGCGGCGGCTTCCAGCTCGCCGGCCACGGCTACACCGGCACCGACGGGTCCCGGATGCCGGGGATCGGGATCCTCGACCTCGACACCGTCGCCGGCCCGACCCGGCTGATCGGGAACCTCGCGATCGAGGCGGAGCTCGACGGCGAGGTGCGGAGCGTCGTCGGCTTCGAGAACCACGCGGGCCGCACGCGCCTCGGATCCGGGTGCCGGCCGCTCGGGCGGGTCGTCCACGGGCACGGCAACAACGGCGAGGACGGCGGGGAGGGCGGCGTCGGGGGCCGCGTCATCGGGACGTACCTCCACGGCCCCCTGCTCCCGAAGAACCCGTGGATCGCGGACACCCTCCTCCGCTGGGCCCTCGCCCACCGCCTCGGGGACGCCCCCGTGCTGGAGCCGATCGACGACGCGCTCGAGGAGCGCGCCCACGCGGCCGCCGTCGCCCGGGCCGCGGGGGGCCGCCGCCGGTGA
- a CDS encoding sigma-70 family RNA polymerase sigma factor, which produces MTTQAVSGLTRDGELRELIQRGQEMGFLGMEEVAEVIDGLGLDADAVEAIYQHLEEAGVDLLEQSEAGARAAQMAEEVERPRKTTTTVEQTTDALQLFLKDIGRVPLLTAADEVRLAKRIELGDQAAKQQMVEANLRLVVSIAKGYRGRGLPFLDLIQEGTLGLVRAVEKFDWRRGFKFSTYATWWIRQAVTRALADKGRTIRIPVHVVEKLNQISRAERVLIGQLGREPTVEEIGDAAGLPPDEVEEILRSAQPTVSLEKPVGEEEESELGRFLADENSVAPEVSAETSLREQALRDLLDQLSYRERRVLELRYGLRGEKPRTLDELGRMFNVTRERIRQVESQSLQKLGSLPDSGRLG; this is translated from the coding sequence ATGACGACCCAGGCGGTTAGCGGGCTGACGCGGGACGGCGAGCTGCGCGAGCTGATCCAGCGCGGGCAGGAGATGGGCTTCCTCGGCATGGAGGAGGTCGCGGAGGTCATCGACGGCCTCGGACTCGACGCCGACGCCGTCGAGGCGATCTACCAGCACCTCGAGGAGGCCGGGGTCGATCTGCTGGAGCAGTCGGAGGCCGGCGCCCGCGCCGCGCAGATGGCCGAGGAGGTCGAGCGTCCGCGCAAGACCACCACGACCGTCGAGCAGACCACCGACGCCCTGCAGCTCTTCCTCAAGGACATCGGGCGCGTCCCGCTGCTCACCGCCGCCGACGAGGTCCGCCTCGCGAAGCGCATCGAGCTGGGCGACCAGGCCGCCAAGCAGCAGATGGTCGAGGCCAACCTGCGCCTCGTGGTGTCCATCGCCAAGGGCTACCGCGGCCGCGGCCTGCCGTTCCTGGACCTGATCCAGGAGGGCACGCTCGGGCTCGTCCGCGCCGTCGAGAAGTTCGACTGGCGCCGCGGCTTCAAGTTCTCGACCTACGCGACGTGGTGGATCCGCCAGGCCGTCACCCGCGCCCTCGCCGACAAGGGCCGCACGATCCGCATCCCCGTGCACGTCGTCGAGAAGCTCAACCAGATCAGCCGCGCCGAGCGCGTCCTGATCGGGCAGCTCGGCCGCGAGCCCACCGTCGAGGAGATCGGCGACGCCGCCGGCCTGCCGCCGGACGAGGTCGAGGAGATCCTGCGCTCCGCCCAGCCGACCGTCTCGCTGGAGAAGCCGGTCGGTGAGGAGGAGGAGTCCGAGCTCGGCCGCTTCCTGGCCGACGAGAACTCCGTCGCCCCCGAGGTGTCCGCCGAGACCAGCCTGCGCGAGCAGGCCCTGCGCGACCTCCTCGACCAGCTCAGCTACCGGGAGCGCCGCGTGCTGGAGCTCCGGTACGGCCTGCGCGGCGAGAAGCCCCGCACGCTCGACGAGCTCGGCCGCATGTTCAACGTCACCCGCGAGCGGATCCGCCAGGTCGAGAGCCAGTCGCTGCAGAAGCTCGGCTCGCTGCCGGACTCGGGCCGCCTGGGCTGA
- a CDS encoding YqgE/AlgH family protein — protein MSTEGPPNRRGRLLVAAPALVDPNFARAVVLMLEHSADGALGLVLNRPTPLVSREALPAHLAELMPGDERVFEGGPVQPEAVILLADFTDPPAAANLAFGSVGIVDPEAAAGGSGGLRAIRAFGGYAGWAGGQLERELEEEAWIDAAAEAEDVFTDDHDGLWARVMERKGGSWRLIARMPRDPRMN, from the coding sequence GTGAGCACGGAGGGTCCGCCCAACCGCCGCGGACGGCTGCTCGTCGCCGCCCCCGCGCTCGTCGACCCGAACTTCGCCCGGGCCGTCGTCCTGATGCTCGAGCACTCGGCCGACGGCGCGCTCGGACTGGTGCTGAACCGGCCGACGCCGCTCGTGTCGCGCGAGGCGCTGCCGGCGCACCTCGCCGAGCTGATGCCGGGGGACGAGCGCGTCTTCGAGGGCGGACCCGTCCAGCCGGAGGCCGTGATCCTGCTCGCCGACTTCACCGACCCCCCCGCCGCCGCGAACCTCGCGTTCGGGTCGGTCGGCATCGTCGACCCCGAGGCCGCCGCCGGCGGCTCCGGCGGGCTCCGCGCCATCCGCGCGTTCGGCGGCTACGCCGGGTGGGCGGGCGGCCAGCTGGAGCGCGAGCTGGAGGAGGAGGCCTGGATCGACGCGGCCGCCGAGGCGGAGGACGTCTTCACCGACGACCACGACGGCCTCTGGGCCCGCGTGATGGAGCGCAAGGGCGGCTCCTGGCGCCTCATCGCGCGCATGCCGCGCGACCCCCGCATGAACTGA
- a CDS encoding NUDIX hydrolase, which produces MKNVRVELVVVSVREGTTHALLVRLPGSVWALPGLAVPPGATLEAAAHRALAEQTGVRGVALEQLYTFDRDGGEGVSVAHLALVDADRHPLTPGPGVVEVRWFPTDDGPALGAEGAEVLGYGVARLRAKAAYAPIALQLLPETFTLGELQTVYEAVLGHELDTRNFRRDVLAAGVVEAVGRARADGPGRPAGLYRSAAGDFQVLARERRIARAIAGPIGTPGGTP; this is translated from the coding sequence ATGAAAAATGTCCGGGTCGAGCTGGTGGTGGTGAGCGTGCGCGAGGGGACGACCCACGCGCTGCTCGTCCGGCTGCCCGGGAGCGTCTGGGCCCTGCCCGGCCTGGCCGTGCCGCCCGGGGCCACCCTCGAGGCCGCCGCGCACCGCGCGCTCGCCGAGCAGACGGGCGTGCGGGGCGTCGCCCTCGAGCAGCTCTACACCTTCGACCGGGACGGGGGGGAGGGCGTCAGCGTGGCCCACCTCGCCCTCGTGGACGCCGACCGGCACCCCCTGACGCCCGGGCCGGGCGTCGTGGAGGTGCGGTGGTTCCCGACCGACGACGGCCCCGCCCTCGGGGCGGAGGGCGCGGAGGTCCTCGGCTACGGCGTCGCGCGCCTCCGGGCGAAGGCGGCGTACGCGCCGATCGCCCTGCAGCTGCTCCCCGAGACGTTCACCCTCGGCGAGCTCCAGACGGTCTATGAGGCCGTCCTCGGCCACGAGCTCGACACCCGCAACTTCCGGCGCGACGTGCTGGCGGCCGGGGTCGTCGAGGCGGTCGGCCGCGCCCGCGCCGACGGCCCCGGCCGACCCGCGGGCCTCTACCGCTCCGCCGCCGGCGACTTCCAGGTCCTCGCCCGCGAGCGCCGCATCGCGCGCGCGATCGCCGGCCCCATCGGCACACCAGGAGGGACACCGTGA
- a CDS encoding class I SAM-dependent methyltransferase, translated as MSDDEARRFAAEHAHYTEDIAFWRAAALRLRGPVLDLGAAAGRVAIPLARDGAEVWALDRSPAMLAELRRRLAAEPAAVASRVHPVAGDLAHIDLPHRFRLVMVAMNTLQVLTEPADRVSCMAGVRRHLDAGGEFVFDVALPDVEEIVDSMGVERDGGVHTDPETGAVLRHSAWYDRWDPGTHTLEFTLRIRETPPQGPPREALRHHRVHLFTPDELASLLAGAGLEQVEVLGDFDGSPLDDLSERQIHRCRVAA; from the coding sequence GTGAGCGATGACGAGGCCCGGCGCTTCGCCGCCGAGCACGCGCACTACACCGAGGACATCGCGTTCTGGCGGGCCGCGGCCCTGCGCCTGCGGGGCCCCGTGCTCGACCTCGGCGCCGCTGCGGGCCGGGTGGCGATCCCCCTCGCGCGCGACGGCGCGGAGGTCTGGGCCCTCGACCGGTCGCCGGCGATGCTCGCCGAGCTGCGGCGGCGGCTCGCGGCGGAGCCCGCGGCGGTGGCGTCGCGGGTCCATCCGGTCGCCGGGGACCTGGCGCACATCGACCTGCCCCACCGGTTCCGCCTGGTGATGGTCGCGATGAACACGCTGCAGGTGCTGACCGAGCCCGCGGACCGGGTGTCGTGCATGGCGGGGGTGCGGCGGCACCTCGACGCCGGCGGGGAGTTCGTGTTCGACGTCGCCCTGCCGGACGTGGAGGAGATCGTCGACTCGATGGGGGTCGAGCGCGACGGCGGCGTCCACACCGACCCGGAGACGGGCGCGGTGCTGCGCCACTCGGCGTGGTACGACCGCTGGGACCCGGGCACCCACACGCTGGAGTTCACGTTGCGCATCCGCGAGACGCCGCCGCAGGGCCCGCCGCGGGAGGCGCTGCGCCACCACCGGGTGCACCTCTTCACCCCCGACGAGCTCGCGTCGCTGCTGGCGGGGGCGGGCCTGGAGCAGGTCGAGGTGCTCGGCGACTTCGACGGCTCGCCGCTGGACGACCTGTCGGAGCGGCAGATCCACCGCTGCCGGGTCGCCGCGTGA
- the rpiA gene encoding ribose 5-phosphate isomerase A, giving the protein MEDGRQRAWAAAGEAAAARIEDGMRVGLGTGRAAAAGIRALGLRVAGGLRCTGVPTSRASAALARELGIPLGRMGPPLDLAFDGADAVDPGGLVIKGAGGAMVRERIVADAAALFLVLVDGPKVVPRLDAWGVLPVAVVPFGAARVLGELADVGAVRRPGLNDDGLVILDLQVPAGADWVALAERVDGLAGVVDHGLFRVPLANVLVGAPDGGCAPAG; this is encoded by the coding sequence GTGGAGGACGGGCGCCAACGCGCGTGGGCCGCGGCCGGTGAGGCCGCCGCCGCGCGCATCGAGGACGGGATGCGGGTCGGGCTCGGCACGGGCCGCGCCGCCGCCGCGGGCATCCGCGCGCTCGGGCTCCGCGTGGCGGGGGGCCTGCGCTGCACCGGCGTGCCGACGTCGCGGGCGAGCGCCGCCCTGGCGCGCGAGCTCGGGATCCCCCTCGGCCGCATGGGCCCGCCGCTCGACCTGGCGTTCGACGGGGCGGACGCCGTCGACCCGGGCGGGCTCGTCATCAAGGGCGCCGGGGGCGCGATGGTGCGCGAGCGCATCGTGGCCGACGCCGCCGCCCTGTTCCTGGTGCTCGTGGACGGCCCGAAGGTGGTGCCGCGGCTCGACGCCTGGGGTGTCCTGCCGGTGGCGGTCGTCCCCTTCGGCGCGGCCCGGGTGCTCGGGGAGCTGGCCGACGTGGGCGCCGTCCGGCGTCCGGGGCTCAACGACGACGGGCTCGTGATCCTCGACCTGCAGGTGCCGGCGGGCGCCGACTGGGTGGCGCTCGCCGAACGGGTGGACGGCCTCGCCGGGGTCGTGGACCACGGGCTGTTCCGCGTCCCCCTCGCGAACGTCCTGGTGGGCGCCCCCGACGGAGGGTGCGCCCCGGCGGGGTAG
- a CDS encoding MurT ligase domain-containing protein: MPAPSLTIARAAGTLSRRLGRGGGTSLPGKLLLRMRPGALAELGGALPRGVTVVSATNGKTTTSRLLADCARAAGWELVANTSGANLLSGLATALLEARGRRPAPDAGLFEVDEAALVEVTRQLHPRVLLLMNLFRDQLDRYGELEHLAAIWTTMVAGLPPDAVPVLNADDPAIAALGTGRPGVVTFGIDDPGMALPSLPHAADSTRCRVCEAPLTYTLVTIGHLGHWSCDACGAARPVPDVRATRVELRGAHGIAVTIATPEGEVAVELPLPGLHNAYNVTAATAGALAMGIPVEAIRRGLATTTAAFGRGERVVLDGRELVLLLAKNPTGANETVRTVLLDPEPPHLLIALNDRTADGHDVSWIWDVDYEPLLERAASLTLTGDRAYDLALRMRYAGVPDDAMTVEPDPERALDRAVAAVPDGGTLYVLPTYTAMLGLRETLVRRGAAEAFWRER; the protein is encoded by the coding sequence ATGCCCGCGCCCTCGCTGACGATCGCCCGCGCCGCCGGAACGCTCTCGCGCCGGCTCGGCCGCGGCGGCGGGACGAGCCTGCCCGGCAAGCTGCTGCTGCGGATGCGCCCCGGGGCGCTGGCCGAGCTGGGCGGCGCCCTGCCGCGGGGCGTGACGGTGGTGTCGGCCACCAACGGCAAGACGACGACGTCGCGCCTGCTGGCCGACTGCGCCCGCGCCGCGGGATGGGAGCTCGTGGCGAACACCTCCGGCGCCAACCTGCTGTCGGGCCTGGCGACCGCCCTGCTCGAGGCCCGCGGCCGGCGGCCCGCCCCCGACGCCGGCCTGTTCGAGGTCGACGAGGCCGCCCTCGTCGAGGTCACCCGCCAGCTCCACCCTCGCGTGCTGCTGCTGATGAACCTGTTCCGCGACCAGCTCGACCGGTACGGCGAGCTGGAGCACCTCGCCGCGATCTGGACGACGATGGTCGCCGGGCTGCCGCCGGACGCCGTCCCGGTGCTGAACGCCGACGACCCCGCGATCGCCGCCCTCGGGACCGGGCGTCCCGGCGTCGTCACCTTCGGCATCGACGACCCCGGCATGGCACTCCCCTCCCTCCCCCACGCCGCCGACTCGACCCGCTGCCGCGTGTGCGAGGCCCCCCTGACGTACACGCTGGTCACGATCGGCCACCTGGGCCACTGGAGCTGCGACGCGTGCGGCGCCGCCCGGCCCGTGCCCGACGTGCGGGCGACCCGCGTCGAGCTGCGGGGGGCGCACGGCATCGCCGTGACGATCGCGACGCCCGAGGGCGAGGTGGCCGTGGAGCTGCCGCTGCCGGGGCTGCACAACGCCTACAACGTCACCGCCGCCACGGCGGGGGCGCTGGCGATGGGGATCCCGGTCGAGGCGATCCGCCGGGGCCTCGCCACGACCACGGCGGCGTTCGGGCGCGGCGAGCGGGTGGTGCTCGACGGCCGCGAGCTGGTGCTGCTGCTCGCGAAGAACCCGACGGGGGCGAACGAGACGGTCCGCACCGTCCTGCTCGACCCGGAGCCGCCGCACCTGCTGATCGCCCTCAACGACCGCACCGCCGACGGGCACGACGTGTCGTGGATCTGGGACGTCGACTACGAGCCGCTGCTGGAGCGGGCCGCGTCGCTCACCCTGACCGGGGACCGCGCCTACGACCTCGCCCTGCGGATGCGGTACGCGGGGGTGCCGGACGACGCGATGACCGTCGAGCCCGACCCGGAGCGGGCCCTCGACCGCGCGGTGGCGGCGGTGCCGGACGGCGGGACCCTCTACGTGCTCCCCACCTACACGGCGATGCTCGGCCTGCGCGAGACGCTCGTGCGGCGCGGGGCGGCCGAGGCGTTCTGGCGTGAGCGATGA
- a CDS encoding transglycosylase family protein encodes MVLTVLGAAVLVGALAAIGGTAAPGTQVLDARRDQIRTLEAEVQRIDESARAAADAHAAAVRRADELQARIAGTNASLAEARRAHAVSVQRLSDRVVVLYRTGDPSLVEIVLSSGDLSDALDAQQALEQIGVNDRRIVEQLEGTRSRLRGLRAELESSRAGVEANVREKAARLADLEGLIADRRAALGEARTALDALIRQEERRQAVSAARERAAAAAAAAEESAERDLLRRAGAEPADPATPATPAAPAADPAPAPAAAPSGGVSEHLQRIAQCESGGNPTAVSSSGLYRGKYQFAVSTWQGLGGTGDPAAAPEAEQDRIAALLYARSGPAPWPVCGYR; translated from the coding sequence ATGGTCCTCACGGTCCTCGGCGCCGCCGTGCTCGTGGGCGCCCTCGCGGCGATCGGCGGCACCGCGGCCCCCGGGACGCAGGTGCTCGACGCCCGCCGCGACCAGATCCGGACGCTCGAGGCCGAGGTGCAGCGCATCGACGAGAGCGCGCGCGCCGCCGCCGACGCCCACGCCGCCGCGGTCCGCCGCGCCGACGAGCTGCAGGCGCGGATCGCCGGGACGAACGCCTCCCTGGCCGAGGCCCGGCGGGCTCACGCGGTCTCGGTGCAGCGCCTCTCCGACCGCGTCGTCGTCCTCTACCGCACGGGCGACCCGTCGCTGGTGGAGATCGTGCTGAGCTCCGGCGACCTGTCCGACGCCCTCGACGCGCAGCAGGCCCTGGAGCAGATCGGCGTCAACGACCGGCGCATCGTGGAGCAGCTCGAGGGCACCCGCTCCCGCCTGCGCGGCCTCCGCGCCGAGCTGGAGAGCTCCCGCGCGGGAGTCGAGGCGAACGTCCGGGAGAAGGCCGCCCGGCTCGCGGACCTCGAGGGGCTGATCGCCGACCGCCGCGCCGCCCTCGGGGAGGCCCGGACGGCCCTCGACGCGTTGATCCGCCAGGAGGAGCGGCGCCAGGCCGTCTCCGCCGCGCGGGAGCGCGCCGCCGCGGCCGCCGCCGCCGCGGAGGAGAGCGCCGAGCGCGACCTCCTGCGTCGCGCGGGCGCCGAGCCGGCCGACCCCGCCACCCCCGCGACCCCGGCGGCGCCCGCCGCGGACCCCGCGCCCGCACCGGCGGCGGCCCCCTCCGGCGGGGTCTCGGAGCACCTGCAGCGGATCGCCCAGTGCGAGTCCGGCGGCAACCCGACGGCCGTCTCGTCGAGCGGGCTGTACCGCGGCAAGTACCAGTTCGCCGTCTCCACCTGGCAGGGCCTCGGCGGGACCGGCGACCCCGCGGCCGCCCCGGAGGCCGAGCAGGACCGCATCGCCGCGCTCCTCTACGCCCGGAGCGGCCCCGCCCCCTGGCCCGTCTGCGGGTACCGGTAG
- a CDS encoding GGDEF domain-containing protein: protein MSDSALGRLRLQRRLRRAGTDARAVDPWAAEADLTRDVWDVVVWASTRHERLARSLVGLPGCAAALLVVPGDAPAATVASALDAGFADAVREGTAPAEVVARAVVLARRARGHRALSAAAEAFRELAEGSRDLLMRVDAGGTVVFASAASRESLGREPRDLEGRRLPDLCHPKERARVEEALEGDADPAPFPHRLRARTGEWVWMETTVRAVRDPTGRLRETHTDSRDVTDRMRDDAEREALARVTAAVAAAADVERVAAMVAREAAALSGAPAAEVVRFHGDEGLVVGASGAPSRAGDRVPLDVAVPDALAVPVAVEGRPWGLVRSRGAPTPRPRDEERLRALADLVALAVANANSRRRLVALATTDPLTGLANHRTFHDRLGAEAARSARGGTPLGLVLIDLDHFKRVNDTHGHQAGDDVLREVARRLRGRSRREDVVARVGGEELAWLLPGAGVAEALEAAERLRGDIRGADFPRVGRVTASMGVAEHADDGPAGLLRRADLALYRAKAGGRDACVAGDGVAEVTAAPSA from the coding sequence GTGTCGGACAGCGCCCTCGGGCGCCTGCGGCTCCAGCGACGGCTGCGACGGGCCGGGACGGACGCGCGCGCGGTCGATCCGTGGGCCGCCGAGGCCGACCTCACCAGGGACGTCTGGGACGTCGTCGTGTGGGCGTCCACGCGCCACGAGCGCCTCGCCCGGTCCCTCGTGGGGCTGCCCGGGTGCGCGGCCGCGCTCCTGGTGGTCCCGGGGGACGCCCCCGCCGCCACCGTCGCCTCCGCGCTCGACGCCGGCTTCGCCGACGCGGTGCGGGAGGGGACCGCCCCCGCCGAGGTGGTGGCCCGGGCGGTCGTGCTCGCGCGGCGGGCGCGGGGCCACCGCGCCCTCTCCGCCGCGGCGGAGGCCTTCCGCGAGCTCGCCGAGGGGAGCCGCGACCTGCTGATGCGCGTCGACGCCGGGGGGACGGTCGTGTTCGCGTCCGCGGCGTCCCGCGAGTCGCTGGGCCGCGAACCGCGCGACCTGGAGGGGCGGCGCCTCCCCGACCTCTGCCATCCGAAGGAGCGCGCCCGGGTCGAGGAGGCGCTCGAGGGGGACGCCGACCCGGCCCCCTTCCCGCACCGCCTGCGGGCCCGTACCGGCGAGTGGGTGTGGATGGAGACCACCGTCCGGGCGGTGCGCGACCCGACCGGCCGACTGCGCGAGACGCACACCGACTCCCGCGACGTCACCGACCGCATGCGCGACGACGCCGAGCGCGAGGCCCTCGCGCGCGTCACCGCCGCGGTCGCGGCCGCCGCCGACGTCGAGCGCGTCGCGGCGATGGTCGCCCGCGAGGCGGCGGCCCTGTCGGGCGCCCCGGCCGCCGAGGTCGTGCGGTTCCACGGCGACGAGGGCCTCGTGGTCGGGGCGTCCGGCGCTCCCTCCCGCGCCGGGGACCGGGTGCCCCTCGACGTCGCCGTCCCCGACGCCCTCGCCGTGCCCGTCGCGGTGGAGGGACGGCCGTGGGGGCTCGTGCGGTCCCGGGGCGCGCCGACGCCACGGCCCCGCGACGAGGAGCGCCTGCGGGCCCTCGCGGACCTCGTGGCCCTCGCCGTCGCCAACGCGAACAGCCGGCGGCGCCTGGTCGCGCTCGCCACCACCGACCCCCTCACGGGCCTCGCGAACCACCGCACCTTCCACGACCGCCTCGGCGCCGAGGCCGCGCGGTCCGCCCGGGGCGGCACCCCGCTCGGGCTGGTCCTGATCGACCTGGACCACTTCAAGCGCGTCAACGACACCCACGGCCACCAGGCCGGGGACGACGTGCTGCGGGAGGTGGCGCGGCGGCTGCGCGGCCGGTCGCGGCGCGAGGACGTCGTCGCCCGCGTCGGCGGGGAGGAGCTGGCCTGGCTGCTGCCCGGCGCCGGCGTGGCGGAGGCCCTGGAGGCGGCGGAGCGCCTGCGGGGCGACATCCGCGGGGCGGACTTCCCGCGCGTCGGGCGGGTGACGGCCTCGATGGGCGTCGCCGAGCACGCCGACGACGGTCCGGCGGGCCTGCTGCGCCGGGCCGACCTGGCGCTCTACCGGGCCAAGGCGGGGGGGCGGGACGCGTGCGTCGCCGGCGACGGGGTGGCGGAGGTCACGGCAGCTCCGTCCGCGTGA
- a CDS encoding MBL fold metallo-hydrolase, with product MQEAPPGITMIDTLLAGRPGITTAYLVDGPRPALVDPGARTTAAVVRAALASRGMGPDDLAWIVPTHVHLDHCGATGILAHAFPRATVVVHERGARHLAEPGRLLAGSVAVYRHRWSIYGGIDPTPAERIVAAPDGHRIDLGGGGALRLLHTPGHARHHASLLHEGSGAVIAGDAVGVRMAGAGLHPALPPPDVDPAAGDASLARLAALDPTALLLAHSGPSPDPRADIDLARRQLALCAEAARATSGRPALAARLDVDLPIAPVVGDPGAVGLWGMLGWRDDLVEGLALWADGTRTAEADARQ from the coding sequence GTGCAGGAGGCCCCGCCCGGGATCACGATGATCGACACGCTCCTGGCGGGACGCCCGGGCATCACCACCGCCTACCTCGTCGACGGTCCCCGGCCCGCGCTCGTCGACCCGGGGGCCCGCACGACGGCGGCGGTCGTGCGCGCCGCCCTCGCCTCCCGGGGCATGGGCCCGGACGACCTCGCGTGGATCGTCCCGACGCACGTGCACCTCGACCACTGCGGGGCGACCGGGATCCTGGCCCACGCGTTCCCGCGGGCCACGGTCGTCGTGCACGAACGCGGCGCCCGGCACCTGGCGGAGCCGGGGCGCCTGCTCGCCGGGTCGGTCGCCGTGTACCGCCACCGCTGGTCGATCTACGGCGGTATCGACCCGACCCCGGCCGAGCGGATCGTCGCGGCCCCCGACGGGCACCGCATCGACCTCGGCGGCGGGGGCGCCCTGCGCCTCCTCCACACGCCCGGGCACGCCCGCCACCACGCCTCCCTCCTCCACGAGGGCAGCGGCGCCGTCATCGCCGGCGACGCCGTCGGCGTGCGCATGGCGGGCGCCGGCCTGCACCCGGCCCTGCCGCCGCCCGACGTGGACCCGGCGGCCGGCGACGCCAGCCTCGCCCGCCTCGCCGCCCTCGACCCCACGGCCCTGCTGCTGGCCCACTCCGGGCCGTCGCCCGACCCCCGGGCGGACATCGACCTCGCACGACGCCAATTGGCGCTCTGCGCCGAGGCCGCCCGGGCGACGTCCGGTCGTCCCGCGCTCGCGGCCCGCCTCGACGTCGACCTGCCGATCGCGCCGGTCGTGGGCGATCCGGGCGCGGTCGGGCTCTGGGGGATGCTGGGCTGGCGGGACGACCTCGTCGAGGGGCTCGCCCTGTGGGCCGACGGGACGCGCACCGCGGAGGCCGACGCTCGACAATAA